The nucleotide sequence tctgcgcgtgtgtgtctgcgtgtgtgtctgtggatgtgtgtgtgtgtctctgtgtgtgtctgcgtgtctgcatctgtgtgtgtgtctgcgtctgtgtgtgtgtgtgtctgcttgtgtgtctgcgtgtgtggatgtgtgtgtgtgtctgcttgtgtggatgtgtgtgtgtgtgtctgcgtgtgtggatgtgtgtgtgtgtctgcgtgtgtggatgtgtgtgtgtgtctgcgtgtgtggatgtgtgtgtgtgtctgcttgtgtggatgtgtgtgtgtgtgtctgcgtgtgtggatgtgtgtgtgtgtctgcgtgtgtggatgtgtgtgtgtgtctgcgtgtgtggatgtgtgtgtgtgtcatcagcaGTGGAGACTGAGTAAGAGGATACTTGTTGGTGTTGGAGCAGATATGAAGCATCACTCTGTCATTGGTGTCCTCCTCTGAGAAACCCCAAAGCCTGTCCTCGGATACACGATTTTCCACAGCAACCATAGTCTAACAGAGAAAATGCAGACAGAATACAGACAAATGGATAAATCATCAGATAGACAATCAAACCAAAAACATCTAAAGAAAGAAAATTAAGAAAAACAAAATAAGAAGAACAAAGAAGAAATTCCTGCCTCACCCGCCTCATTTTCATATGGCTCTCTTTGGTCTGATGGGACGGGGAGACCACAAACATGCCCATCACAGACAGTCCTCCAGGAACCATGCGGTTCAGCTTTAACAAAGGGAAAAATGCAGGAGTCATTAACCAAACCATAGACACTTGAATATCATAACACTATAACATCACAGTACAACAGAAGATCGTTTCAGAATAAACAATCCTCCATATTTCTCAGGCATGTTCTCCAATAAATCTCACATGTTCTGCGTGATCTAGGATGTAGTCTTTGTCATCCTCATTCATCAGGCCACCAGGATTGTCCTCCTTTAGTGGGGTCATCGCTGCATGCACCACAAACTCCCCCTGTAGCAAAACAAATGTTGAACAAATAAAATGATATTGCATTGGATAGCCTAACATTAGAAAGACGGACCACGTCCCCTTACGTACAGTAGGCCTAAATGTCTCACCTGTCCAACTAAAAGTCCAATGATGTAAGATGTGCTTGCTTTCAGGTCAGCAAAGTATTTATCCACTGCAGCATCAGCAATGATTCCTTTTCCCATTCCTAATCTGCAATTACAAATGAAGATCAATGAGAACTTTACGGTATAGGACTTTAGGTAGGCATTGTCAGTGTATTAGAAGAATGCAAGATTATATCATCAAAGAAACCTACGGGGATTTTGTTTCAATTTCAGACGTTTGGGATTTTGCTATCGTCCAGTAAACACCACTTGACGTCTCTTTTCCACTTCGCTGAGTTTCCACCACCTCATCTCCTCAACGGGTGATTCGAGAACATGTATGCAGTCATAATGCAGCAATGCATTGTGACAAAGGAAAGTTCTAGCATGTCCTTTTTTTAGAACGTTATTCATCGTAATTTATCAAAGCACAGTAGTCTATGCAGTGAATTTATAAACGCCTATTGACCATGTTCAATCAGACAAAACATGACCTTCATACAAAAAAATCCCCACTTCGTCTGCTTCTCGCTGTATTTTCGAGCTGACAGATTTTGGGGCGGAGTCATGCCTCTCGCTTCGTCTCTTCCTCGCTCAGTGCGCGTTTTCCCAAAAGCATTTTAGGCTAAATTCATCGTCGTTTAATTAAATCtccgagctgtttcccaaaaccatcattattaacgttgcacttgaaaacgGTCGTAGTCTAATGcttgcctcagaccactcgtagaatAAATAATTGCGTCGTTAAATGCTTTTTTGACCATCCGCTTCACTTTATATACAGGTTTCAGCTAAACATAGAATCAAATAGTTTATCCGTCTCTCTTTGGCCGCCGATAatttcagaacaaagttgactcCAAATAGCctacaaagttgccaatgtctttacAGTTTATAGAAACAAGTGATGTATAACATTATGCTTTAAATGAAAATTAGATGACTGCATTAattcaatcatattgaaatacatttcatgttaATCAATTTAGTTCTATTTTGCTACTTATAGGCAACTGTCTGTAATTTGTCTCcatatatttcatgatgtgtagactaacatgtgcgcaatgatgtgccaaatcgGTGATTTAGTGTATTTTGGGGGGGTAAGCATAAGATTGGTCAATATTTGCAGCCGTATGTGGTAATAGGAGTTGATAACTCGTCAGTAGGCAATTGTGAAATAATTCTACTGATTctaatggagaaagctgatccgagagcagcacTCCCTTGCTTTCCAGAATATTAGTATGGACACATGATCCGATGACCATTCATATCTGACTGGTGTTTTGGACActggagagtggggtaagttgagccaatttTTTACATTCAACATCACTCcttcaagggaaatatagtattctgtCTAACGAAGATATCTAGATATATTTCAGGATGATGTGTATCCCTGGAATTAATCCAAATTCATGTAAACacaacagttttgaaaacatgtgGTCTCTTGAAAAcaggtatggggtaagttgagggGCAGGACAGGGTAAGTTGAGGCGCAATGCAGGGTAGATTGAGGCGCAGGACAGGGTAAGTTGAGGCGCAGGGCAGGGTAGGTTGAGGCGCAGGGCAGGGTGAGTTGAGGTGCAGGGCAGGGTGGGTTGAGGCGCAGGGCAGGGTGAGTTGAGGCGCAGGGCAGGGTGAGTTGAGGCGCAGAGCAGGGTAGGTTGAGGCGCAGGGCAGGGTGAGTTGAGGCGCAGGACAGGGTAAGTTGAGGCGCAGGGCAGGGTAGGTTGAGGCGCAGGGTAGGTTGAGGCGCAGGGCAGGGTGGGTTGAGGCGCAGGACAGGGTGGGCTGAGGTGCAGGACAGGGTAGGTTGAGGCGCAGGGTAGGTTGAGGCGCAGGGCAGGGTGGGTTGAGGCGCAGGGTAGGTTGAGGCGCAGGGCAGGGTGGGTTGAGGCGCAGGGCAGGGTAGGCTGAGGTGCAGGACAGGGTAAGCTGAGGTGCAGGACAGGGTGAGTTGAGGTGCAGGACAGGGTGAGTTGAGGTGCAGGACAGGGTAAGCTGAGGTGCAGGACAGGGGAAGTTgagccaaatcaaattgtattggtcacatacacatgttgagcagatgttattgcgggtgtagctaaatgcttgtttttctagctccagcagtgcagaaatatctaacaagtaatatctaacaatttcacaacaatacacacaaatccaaagtaaaggaatggagttATGAatatttacactaccgttcaaaattttggtgtcacttagaaatgtatttaaaaaaaaaaagataggcgtacagaggcccattatcagtaaccatcactcctgtgttccaatggcacgttgtgttagcaatgatcattagaaaacccttttgcaattatgttagcacagctgaaaactgtggtgctgattaaagaagcaataaaactggccttctttagactagttgagtacctggagtatcagcatttgtgggttc is from Salvelinus alpinus chromosome 16, SLU_Salpinus.1, whole genome shotgun sequence and encodes:
- the LOC139541792 gene encoding protein odr-4 homolog, with translation MGKGIIADAAVDKYFADLKASTSYIIGLLVGQGEFVVHAAMTPLKEDNPGGLMNEDDKDYILDHAEHLNRMVPGGLSVMGMFVVSPSHQTKESHMKMRRTMVAVENRVSEDRLWGFSEEDTNDRVMLHICSNTNKVTCWIMNIKEPSKSSKSATWSYLQWMTAFWPVAVCPMDIDLMFPIKDKTRHGLMQAMKDGMMRWAKKTEASVCLLNNKKLPAKTNLNPTTKASLVWCATEYCNVVADDPCE